A single region of the Pontibacter kalidii genome encodes:
- the recG gene encoding ATP-dependent DNA helicase RecG, whose protein sequence is MTGSNFFNTKIEFLKGVGPMRAELLQKELRIFTYGDLIQHYPFRYLDRTQFYKVSELDESMPYVQVRGRIRGKEVIGEGRKQRLAATLVDENGDQLELVWFKGVKWMQKTLKNHTDYIVFGKPTEFNGRFNMAHPELEELAEEKQTTSFLQPVYNTTEKLKAHRIDSKVIAKMMEHLLKVALPQVQESLSPELIDTYKLMDKRSAYANIHFPESADKYNKAKFRLKFEELFYIQLRLFRQKVVRKADLKGQIFNQVPTLTEFYKNHMTFDLTNAQKRVVKEIYGDLTAGKQMNRLLQGDVGSGKTIVAFITMLIAADNGAQSVLMAPTEILADQHYVGLKQFADRLGINLGKLTGSTKAKDRRVLHEQLRSGEMKMIVGTHALLEDVVQFQNLGLCIVDEQHRFGVEQRSKLWRKNPRIIPHVLVMTATPIPRTLAMTLYGDLDVSVIDELPAGRKEIVTVHRFDSHRLRVFQFVRDQIKLGRQVYIVYPLIEESEQMENYKDLMDGFESVQRAFPEYKVSMVHGKMKPQDKDYEMQRFVNHETQIMVATTVIEVGVNVPNASVMIIESAERFGLSQLHQLRGRVGRGAEQSYCILMTGYKLSKDSKTRLETMVRTNNGFEIADIDLKLRGPGDLMGTQQSGVLDLLIADLSKDAPILQEARAAAQRVLHQDPQLEQPEHANIRRHIQSLSANTVNWSRIS, encoded by the coding sequence AACTTCTTCAACACCAAAATAGAATTCCTGAAGGGCGTGGGGCCGATGCGGGCGGAGCTGTTGCAGAAAGAACTCCGCATCTTCACCTACGGCGACCTGATCCAGCACTACCCTTTCCGCTATCTCGACCGCACGCAGTTCTACAAAGTAAGCGAGTTGGACGAGAGCATGCCCTACGTGCAGGTGCGCGGCCGCATCCGGGGCAAAGAGGTAATTGGCGAGGGCCGTAAGCAGCGCTTGGCTGCCACCCTGGTGGATGAGAACGGTGACCAACTGGAGCTGGTGTGGTTTAAGGGGGTGAAGTGGATGCAGAAGACGCTGAAGAACCACACCGACTACATTGTATTTGGTAAGCCCACCGAGTTCAACGGCAGGTTCAATATGGCGCACCCGGAGCTGGAGGAGCTGGCTGAGGAAAAACAAACGACTTCTTTTCTGCAGCCGGTCTACAATACCACAGAAAAGCTCAAGGCCCACCGCATCGACAGCAAAGTGATTGCTAAAATGATGGAGCACTTGCTGAAGGTGGCGCTGCCGCAGGTGCAGGAGTCGCTGTCGCCGGAGCTGATTGATACCTATAAGTTGATGGACAAGCGCAGCGCCTACGCCAACATCCACTTCCCGGAGTCAGCAGACAAGTATAACAAGGCCAAATTCCGGCTAAAGTTCGAGGAGCTTTTTTACATACAGCTGCGCCTATTCCGCCAGAAGGTGGTACGCAAGGCTGATTTGAAAGGGCAGATCTTCAATCAGGTGCCTACCCTCACCGAATTTTATAAAAACCACATGACCTTCGACCTGACCAACGCACAGAAGCGGGTGGTGAAGGAAATCTATGGCGATTTAACAGCGGGCAAGCAAATGAACCGCCTGCTGCAGGGCGATGTGGGCTCGGGCAAGACCATCGTGGCCTTTATCACGATGCTCATTGCGGCCGACAATGGGGCGCAGTCGGTGCTGATGGCTCCGACCGAGATTCTGGCAGACCAGCATTATGTGGGCCTGAAGCAATTTGCCGACCGCTTAGGCATTAACCTGGGCAAACTAACAGGCTCCACCAAAGCCAAAGACCGCAGAGTGCTGCACGAGCAGTTGCGCTCCGGCGAAATGAAGATGATCGTGGGTACGCATGCGTTGCTGGAGGACGTGGTGCAGTTTCAGAACCTGGGCCTGTGCATTGTGGACGAGCAACACCGCTTTGGCGTGGAGCAGCGCTCGAAACTGTGGCGCAAGAACCCGCGCATCATCCCGCACGTGCTCGTGATGACGGCCACCCCTATTCCCCGCACCCTGGCCATGACCTTATACGGCGACCTGGATGTGTCGGTGATCGATGAGCTGCCAGCCGGCCGTAAGGAGATCGTGACCGTGCACCGCTTCGATTCGCACCGCCTGCGCGTGTTCCAGTTTGTGCGCGACCAGATAAAGCTGGGCCGCCAGGTATACATTGTGTACCCGCTCATTGAGGAATCGGAGCAGATGGAGAACTACAAGGACCTGATGGATGGCTTTGAGAGTGTGCAGCGGGCGTTCCCGGAGTACAAGGTAAGTATGGTACACGGCAAGATGAAGCCGCAGGACAAAGACTACGAGATGCAGCGCTTCGTGAACCACGAGACACAGATCATGGTAGCCACCACGGTGATTGAAGTTGGTGTGAATGTGCCGAATGCCTCGGTAATGATTATCGAGAGTGCCGAGCGCTTTGGCCTCTCGCAGTTGCACCAGCTACGCGGGCGCGTGGGCCGAGGTGCCGAGCAGAGCTACTGTATACTTATGACAGGCTATAAACTGAGCAAAGACAGTAAAACCCGCCTCGAAACGATGGTGCGCACCAACAACGGTTTCGAGATTGCCGACATTGACCTGAAACTGCGCGGCCCTGGCGATCTTATGGGCACGCAGCAGAGCGGTGTGCTGGACCTGCTCATTGCCGACCTCTCCAAAGACGCGCCTATACTTCAGGAGGCCCGTGCCGCCGCCCAGCGCGTGCTGCACCAGGACCCACAGTTGGAGCAGCCGGAGCATGCCAACATCCGCCGCCATATCCAGTCGCTGAGCGCCAATACTGTTAACTGGAGCAGGATCAGCTGA
- a CDS encoding acyl-CoA thioesterase, protein MNLQERIAQSETRIFKAVFPNTTNHYDTLFGGTAMQLMDEVAFIAATRFCRKRVVTVSSDRIDFTQPIPAGTIVELVARVVSVGNTSLKVQVEIFVEEMYSDVRTQAVSGSFAFVAIDEHKQPVRVLPEEVQV, encoded by the coding sequence ATGAATTTACAGGAACGCATCGCGCAGTCGGAGACCCGCATATTTAAAGCTGTTTTCCCGAATACTACGAACCATTACGATACGCTTTTTGGCGGCACAGCCATGCAGCTTATGGATGAGGTAGCCTTTATCGCTGCCACGCGCTTTTGCCGCAAGCGCGTGGTTACCGTGTCATCCGACAGAATAGACTTCACTCAGCCTATACCGGCAGGCACCATTGTGGAACTGGTAGCCCGCGTCGTGAGTGTCGGCAATACCAGTCTGAAGGTACAGGTGGAGATCTTTGTAGAAGAGATGTACTCTGATGTACGCACCCAAGCCGTGAGCGGGAGCTTTGCCTTTGTAGCCATAGACGAGCACAAGCAGCCGGTGCGGGTACTACCCGAGGAAGTACAAGTATAG